The region ATCTCACCGAACTTCGCTTTCGCGTCTTCGTCGCTCACTGCCGGGGGCACGATGACGTCCTGTCCGAGCGTCCAGTCGGCGGGTGTCGCCACGCCCTTGGACGCGATCTGCAGCGCGTCGAGCGCACGCAGCACCTCGGCAAAGTTCCGGCCCACGGTCATGGGGTAGGTCATCGTGAGCTTGAGCTGCTTGTCGGGCCCGATGATGAACACGGAGCGCACCGTCGCGCTGTCGGCGGGCGTGCGTCCGTCTGGCAGGTAGGCCTCGGCGGGCAGCATATCGTAGGCTTTGGACACCGCGAGAGCGTCGTCGGCGATGATCGGGAACCCGGCCGGTGTACCCGCGACCTGTTCGATGTCACCCTTCCACCGCTTGTGCTCCTCGACGCCGTCTACCGAGACGCCGATGACTTTGGTGTTGCGCTTGGCCCACTCATCCGCGAGCTGCGCCACGGCACCGAATTCGGTGGTGCAGACCGGGGTGAAATCCTTCGGGTGGCTGAACAGGATTGCCCAGTTGTCGCCGATCCACTCGTGAAACTGGATCGGGCCCTGGTCGGTCTCGGCGCTGAAATCCGGTACCGTGTCGTTGATGCGCAGTGCCATAGTCTTGCGTGTCCCATTGCGTGATGTCGCGCGCGCTGACGTGCGCCATCGATGTTGTTGCGTTGTCTGTCTGTGGGGCAGTCCCGGCAGACAGCCGCGACACGCCTGGCTGGCGGCAGGCCGGAGAGACGTGTTCACGGGGGTGGCAATACTAGGTCGCTGTCGCGGTCGATGAGAAAGACTGAAAAGGCATATGTTTATGCGTTGAAGAGAGCGTCTCCGGCGAGACCCCGGAATTCTCACAGACAGGAGGGGTTGCCATCGGGGCCATGCCACAGCCAAAAAAAGGGCACCGATGACCGACGGTTACGCACACCCCTGGCTCTACGTCCCCCG is a window of Pseudomonadota bacterium DNA encoding:
- a CDS encoding peroxiredoxin, coding for MALRINDTVPDFSAETDQGPIQFHEWIGDNWAILFSHPKDFTPVCTTEFGAVAQLADEWAKRNTKVIGVSVDGVEEHKRWKGDIEQVAGTPAGFPIIADDALAVSKAYDMLPAEAYLPDGRTPADSATVRSVFIIGPDKQLKLTMTYPMTVGRNFAEVLRALDALQIASKGVATPADWTLGQDVIVPPAVSDEDAKAKFGE